A stretch of the Nitratifractor salsuginis DSM 16511 genome encodes the following:
- a CDS encoding AtpZ/AtpI family protein: MNDNDPKIKKIVTAADGLSLGISIVVAVLIGVAIGLGLKRLTGAGWTLWIGVLIGLGAALRNIQIAYKKQKASLDELARDPRYNKRRYDDEDDED; this comes from the coding sequence ATGAATGACAACGACCCCAAAATCAAAAAGATCGTCACCGCGGCCGACGGCCTGAGTCTGGGGATCTCCATCGTGGTGGCGGTGCTTATCGGCGTCGCCATCGGCCTGGGGCTCAAGCGGCTTACGGGAGCGGGCTGGACCCTCTGGATCGGCGTATTAATCGGCCTGGGGGCCGCGCTGCGGAATATCCAGATCGCCTATAAAAAACAGAAAGCTTCCCTCGATGAGCTGGCGCGGGATCCCCGGTACAACAAGCGCCGCTACGATGATGAGGACGACGAGGATTGA
- the ruvA gene encoding Holliday junction branch migration protein RuvA produces the protein MIVGIEGKVEAREPTWLHLNVGGLIYEVNVSLNTSNTVAGKEQVKLYVTQIIREDANLLFGFADRNEKKMFDTLLKINGVGPKVAQAVCSTFTPESFAKIVAAKDVALLKRVPGIGPKAASRILVELADFIVDGSTAEGSAAADHQEAVMALESLGFKKEAIRKALAGESGDTATLVKAALKKLQRL, from the coding sequence GAAGGAAAAGTGGAAGCCAGAGAGCCGACCTGGCTTCATCTCAATGTGGGCGGCCTGATCTATGAGGTGAATGTCTCTCTCAATACCTCCAACACCGTTGCGGGCAAGGAGCAGGTGAAGCTCTACGTCACCCAGATCATCCGGGAGGATGCGAATCTCCTCTTCGGTTTCGCCGACCGGAACGAGAAGAAGATGTTTGACACCCTGCTCAAGATCAACGGTGTGGGGCCCAAGGTGGCTCAGGCGGTCTGCTCCACCTTCACCCCCGAGAGCTTCGCCAAGATCGTCGCCGCCAAAGACGTGGCACTGCTCAAAAGAGTCCCCGGCATCGGTCCCAAAGCGGCCAGCCGGATCCTGGTGGAATTGGCCGACTTCATCGTCGACGGTTCTACCGCCGAGGGGAGTGCCGCGGCCGATCATCAGGAGGCGGTCATGGCCCTGGAGAGCCTGGGCTTCAAGAAAGAGGCGATCCGCAAAGCCCTGGCGGGAGAGAGCGGCGACACCGCCACTCTGGTCAAGGCGGCGCTGAAGAAGTTGCAGAGACTTTGA
- a CDS encoding energy transducer TonB, giving the protein MLLHMTLLGLILWLIHQSRVTPKAINRTKITLDLTRFQTLPPKAPASHPKPRPKALPPRPKPMPPKPKRAQPAPKPILRPKPKPRPAAKNPEKKIARGEEQKRIQKTDENLTQNKGEKNSKKIVIKMTEKKPAPPRKKIATTPKRSKALPQKRRPKQFSRPRKPTQQRKSRRAVRHVPTGPASRLIKRLYGSSYSRMSSTQRKFVDENLRRILQISQQTLNYLGYPQEAARFGEQGTNIVQFYLHPNGDISGLRLLRRTGSTSLDRQTIEVIKTAYMHYPRPKTTTKIIIYVRYRLY; this is encoded by the coding sequence GTGCTGCTGCATATGACCCTGCTGGGGCTGATCCTCTGGCTCATCCACCAGAGCCGGGTCACCCCCAAAGCAATCAACCGGACCAAGATCACCCTGGATTTGACCCGCTTCCAAACCCTGCCGCCCAAAGCACCGGCCTCCCATCCCAAACCCAGGCCAAAAGCTCTGCCGCCCCGTCCCAAGCCGATGCCGCCGAAACCGAAAAGAGCACAGCCGGCGCCCAAACCGATCCTCCGGCCGAAACCCAAGCCTCGACCGGCCGCCAAAAATCCCGAAAAGAAGATCGCCCGGGGGGAAGAACAAAAGCGGATCCAAAAAACGGACGAGAATCTCACCCAAAACAAAGGTGAGAAAAACAGCAAAAAGATCGTCATAAAAATGACCGAGAAAAAGCCGGCTCCGCCCAGGAAAAAGATCGCAACCACACCCAAAAGGAGCAAGGCGCTTCCCCAGAAGAGACGACCCAAACAATTCAGCCGCCCCCGGAAACCGACGCAGCAACGCAAAAGCCGCCGTGCCGTCCGCCATGTCCCCACCGGCCCCGCCAGCCGCCTCATCAAACGGCTCTACGGCAGCAGCTACTCACGAATGAGTTCGACGCAACGCAAATTCGTCGACGAGAATCTCCGCCGCATCCTCCAGATCTCCCAGCAGACCCTCAACTACCTCGGCTACCCCCAGGAGGCCGCCCGCTTCGGAGAACAGGGAACCAACATCGTGCAGTTCTACCTCCACCCCAACGGTGACATCAGCGGCCTGCGCCTCCTGAGGCGCACCGGCTCCACTTCCCTCGACCGCCAAACAATCGAAGTGATCAAAACCGCCTATATGCACTATCCCAGGCCCAAAACGACTACGAAGATCATTATTTATGTGCGGTACAGGCTCTATTGA
- the hemL gene encoding glutamate-1-semialdehyde 2,1-aminomutase translates to MGYEKSEAAFEEAYRYIPGGVDSPVRAFGSVGGVPPFIERGEGPYLYDIDGNRYIDYVQSWGPLIFGHCDPEIENAVIETAKKGLSFGAPTELETALAKEIVELFDSIDKVRFVNSGTEAVMSALRLARGYTGRDDFVKFTGCYHGHSDSLLVQAGSGAATFGAPSSPGVPADLTKHTLLATYNDLESVKRCFEQSEGGIACVIIEPIAGNMGLVPAEESFLQGLRELCDAHGALLIFDEVMSGFRASLKGAQGLTTVRPDLVTLGKVIGGGMPVGAFGGRAEIMHKLSPEGPVYQAGTLSGNPVAMAAGLTSLRKLKANPSLYVTLAERARKLMEGFEAAARSAGLPLVTEVRGSMFGFFFTDEPVKNFEDAKRGDNEYFKKFHRAMLDRGVYLACSSYETGFISTALDDALIDETIRIAYEAMQSIHG, encoded by the coding sequence ATGGGTTACGAGAAGAGTGAAGCGGCTTTTGAAGAGGCTTACCGATACATTCCGGGGGGCGTGGATTCCCCGGTGCGGGCCTTCGGCAGTGTAGGGGGCGTGCCTCCTTTTATCGAGCGGGGAGAGGGGCCCTACCTCTACGACATCGACGGCAACCGCTACATCGATTACGTCCAGAGTTGGGGGCCGCTCATTTTCGGCCATTGTGATCCCGAGATTGAAAATGCGGTGATCGAAACTGCCAAAAAGGGCCTGAGCTTCGGGGCACCTACGGAGCTTGAGACGGCCCTGGCCAAAGAGATCGTGGAGCTCTTCGATTCCATCGACAAGGTTCGTTTCGTCAACTCCGGTACCGAGGCGGTGATGAGCGCCCTGCGTCTGGCGAGGGGCTATACCGGACGGGATGATTTCGTCAAATTTACCGGCTGCTATCACGGCCACAGTGACAGCCTGCTGGTCCAGGCGGGCAGCGGCGCGGCCACTTTCGGCGCTCCCAGCAGCCCCGGTGTGCCGGCGGACCTGACCAAGCATACCCTCCTGGCCACCTACAACGATCTGGAGAGTGTGAAGCGCTGTTTCGAGCAGAGCGAGGGAGGGATCGCCTGTGTGATCATCGAGCCCATCGCCGGCAATATGGGGCTGGTCCCGGCAGAAGAGAGCTTTTTGCAGGGGCTGCGCGAGCTCTGCGACGCTCACGGCGCGCTGCTGATCTTCGATGAGGTGATGAGCGGATTCCGCGCTTCCCTCAAAGGAGCGCAGGGCTTGACCACCGTCCGGCCCGACCTGGTGACCCTGGGCAAGGTGATCGGCGGGGGAATGCCCGTAGGGGCTTTCGGCGGCCGGGCGGAGATCATGCACAAGCTCAGTCCCGAAGGGCCGGTCTACCAGGCGGGGACCCTCAGCGGCAACCCGGTGGCGATGGCGGCCGGATTGACAAGCCTGCGGAAGCTCAAAGCCAACCCGAGCCTCTACGTGACCCTGGCCGAGCGTGCCCGCAAGCTGATGGAAGGCTTCGAAGCGGCGGCTAGAAGCGCGGGCCTGCCTCTGGTGACCGAAGTGCGGGGGAGTATGTTCGGTTTTTTCTTCACCGATGAGCCGGTGAAGAATTTCGAAGATGCCAAGCGCGGGGATAACGAATATTTCAAAAAGTTCCACCGCGCGATGCTGGACCGGGGCGTCTATCTGGCCTGTTCCAGTTACGAGACGGGCTTCATCTCCACCGCCCTGGATGACGCGTTGATCGACGAGACGATCCGGATCGCTTACGAAGCGATGCAGAGTATCCACGGATAA